TGAAATAGCCCTTCCTACATGGCGCGCTATGCGGCAATCTCCTATGCTCGTTTTCTGTCCTTTGCGTTCTCATTACGGAAGCCGTTTATGCCATCCCATCTGCCAGCAGATTTCACGCAGCGCGCCAAAACTCATCTCAGCGCTATCAATACGCGCTGGGCCTACAATGTCAGCCTTATCGTACGGTGGCATCCTGGTATTTATGGCGAGCGCTTGAGCTACCGGCGTATCAGAGCGTTAAGCTGACACACCGGTAACGCAGAGTTAACACAGGCAAATTAACGTAGACGAATTAGCGCAGACGAGAACTGGCTGAGACCTGCTGAGCGTGATGGCGGCGGTTCACAATGCGTTCCCGCAGCGTATCGTAGGCCCAGTTATACACCACGGTGTACGGCAGGAAGAACAGGAAGAAGCCGATCTCCACCATCAGCGCCTGCCACAGCGTGACGTTCAGCATCCACGCCGCCAGCGGCAGACCAATCAGGATAAAGCCGCCTTCAAACCCCAGCGCGTGAGCAATACGAACCGGCAGCCGACGCTTAACGCGATCCACCGGCCATAGGCGATCGAATATCGAGTTGTAGATCATATTCCAGATCATCGCGACGCTGGAGAGCATAATTGCCAGTGCGCCCATATCGAAGAGCGGCTTATTCAGCAGCCAGGCACCCGCTGGCGCACAGATCGTCAACGCGATGAGCTCAAAGCCCATCGCATGGTACACACGCTCACGTAAGGTTTTACTGGTTTTGTTCTGCATAACACATTCACTTTATTTATTGCGAGTTACGGGTCAATTTTCGCCATGACCATGGATGGCATCGTATTACAGCCTTATTTTCATCGTATAAGGTGGTAGAGTACAGTTAGATTCCATCGATAAAAACGATAGAGACACAATGCGATATTCACCGGAATCCCTGCTGGCTTTTGTTACCACCGTTGATGCGGGCTCGTTTTCCGCCGCCGCACGACGCTTGCATAAAAGCCAGTCCACGATCAGCGCGGCCATCGCTAATCTGGAAGCCGATCTGGGGCTGACGCTGTTTGATCGCTCCAGTCACCAGCCGGTGCTCACGCTGGCGGGCAGAAAAGTGCTTTCCCACGTACAGGCGATCTTATCCGCCAGCGAAGAGCTGGATGAGTTGGCGATTCGCCTAGCCGACCATATCGAACCCCGCCTGACGTTTGTGTTGTCCGATATCTGGCAAGCAACCCACTACGAACCCGTGCTTCAGCGTTTCGCCCATCACTTTCCCGATATTGAATTTGAATGCCTGATTGCGGAAGGCGATGACGTGATCGATCTGCTGCAAACAAACCGTGCGCATGTCGGGTTACTACGCGCCCAAACGGATTACCCGCCCGATATTGCCGCCGCGCGTTTGCAGGTTAAGACCGAAATGGCCATCTTTGTGTCGGCAGCGCACCCGCTCGCAACGGAAAAAACCGTGACGCGCAGCCAGCTAGCGACAGTCCGCCAGCTCTATCTCAATACCTATAAACGCAGCGATCGGCTGCAACCGGAAGGGATCGTCTGGTCTGCGCCGTCTTATCTTATGCTGTTGGAAATGGCACAGCAGGGGCACGGTTGGAGCATTCTGCCACGCTGGCTGGTGGCGCAATATGACCAGCGGAAACTGGTGGAGCTGCCTGTCGCAGGCTGGCCGCAGTGGATCGACGTAGACGTTGTCTGGTCCAAACCCCATCCGCCCGGCCCTGCTGGGCTGTGGATGATCGACAATCTCCTTGCCCAACAAGAGACTACGCCGCCATAACTCCGTCACTGGATTGGCAACATTATATCAGTCATCACATCGACCACCGCACCGTGGCTTTTGTGATCGGTCTGTTTTTTCATGAAGCGATAAAAAGCCAATAACGGTTTCTTTATATCGCCAACGAATAACATTAAAGATTAAATGGTTATTGTTTTTAATTTCACCATTTACTTTACTTAATTAAGCCAATTGAAAGAGGAATATTTTCACGTTAAATCGCGTGCCGTTTCCCGTGGCGTCCGCACACAGGAAACCTATGCCATGTCGCCGTTCCACGTGTCTGCTACGGGGAAAAAATAACACGCACATCATTATTATTGTGATGTACCAAAGTAGTACTTCCCGACAAAAAACCATACTATTATGGTGATTACTACTTTTGTATTCGAGACATCCCTGTAGTGCTGCGGTAATACGCCTTAATAATAAGATGCTGAATCCTATAAGGTGAAAATTTACTAATTGATGCAATTGCAAGTGAGAAAAAAATGTCGAATAAACCCTTCTATTACCAAGATCCTTTTCCACTCAGTAAAGATGATACCGAATATCGCCTGTTGAGCAGCGACTTTGTCTCTGTCGCACAGTTTGAAGGTCAGGACATCCTGAAGATCGAGCCAGCCGCATTGACCCTTCTGGCACAGCAAGCCTTCCACGATGCTTCTTTCATGCTCCGCCCCGCTCACCAGCAACAAGTTGCCGATATTCTTCACGACCCCGAAGCCAGCGAAAACGATAAATACGTTGCCCTGCAATTCCTG
This genomic interval from Pectobacterium aquaticum contains the following:
- a CDS encoding multidrug/biocide efflux PACE transporter encodes the protein MQNKTSKTLRERVYHAMGFELIALTICAPAGAWLLNKPLFDMGALAIMLSSVAMIWNMIYNSIFDRLWPVDRVKRRLPVRIAHALGFEGGFILIGLPLAAWMLNVTLWQALMVEIGFFLFFLPYTVVYNWAYDTLRERIVNRRHHAQQVSASSRLR
- a CDS encoding LysR family transcriptional regulator, translated to MRYSPESLLAFVTTVDAGSFSAAARRLHKSQSTISAAIANLEADLGLTLFDRSSHQPVLTLAGRKVLSHVQAILSASEELDELAIRLADHIEPRLTFVLSDIWQATHYEPVLQRFAHHFPDIEFECLIAEGDDVIDLLQTNRAHVGLLRAQTDYPPDIAAARLQVKTEMAIFVSAAHPLATEKTVTRSQLATVRQLYLNTYKRSDRLQPEGIVWSAPSYLMLLEMAQQGHGWSILPRWLVAQYDQRKLVELPVAGWPQWIDVDVVWSKPHPPGPAGLWMIDNLLAQQETTPP